ttacaAATTATGCAAGCAGTTTGAATACCTTAATTAGCAAAACTTCTTGAAAATGAATGGCACTAATGGTTAAAATTAAGGACTGATCTAATAGATAGTATTgctttttggaagaaaaacGAGGAAgagacaaacacaaaaatcaatACTTGAGAAATACAGCTATCTAAAAACACATTTGGGCTGTTTTCTTCAATGCAGAGTCCTCTGGCCTCTCTCTAGAGAGAGGTGTGCTGAGAAAATATCTTTGCTGAACCCACTCTATGCTTTTACAAAAGCATTAGCATGTTTATTGCAATCTATGAAGAGCCTATGACATGCAGGATCAAATCTGTTTAGACTGAGCACACAAGTGAAAAAACACATTAGGAActtaattttcacatttcctgTGTAATTTGAGTATTTCATTCCTCTCTCAGAGTTGGATTTCcttgttttggtttagtttcgttttgggttgtttttttggtgaCCACAACATCTACATTTTATCTCTTTACTTGTTCAAAACTTTGCAAGGAGGAATTTTTATTAGTTGGCTCATCAGAGTTGATTGTATTTTGAGTGTTGAAACCAGCAAGCTGTGCAGGTGGAACACATggtgtttgaaatatttttctgctttataatACTGATACAAATTTGTGtataaagttttatttctcataGTCTTAGCAGAAAATTAAGATATCAGATTCATActttttataaatatgtttGTAAACATATGCTCAAGGAAGCATAGATTCTAAGTCCTCAAACTTCTGTGTTTTTCACTTAATACTTGAAAGTTAGAGGTGTTTTAAGTTGctataaaaattgtaaaattatttattgtgtTCAAATCTGCTGAAATAACCTTAGTACAGGTCAACTAGTTCACAACTGCACTGTAAGCCCTTATGCATTCCCAATTTAAATTCTAGACACCTGGtaagttttaaattattattaaatgtaTAAGTACTGTGCCACCAAAGTAATGAGTGGGTGCTGGCATGCAAAGTTACTTGACATTTGAATGTATTTCTAATCTGAATGACTTATTTTTTCCAGCACACAACCACAATCAGCATATCTATATTCCAGCTTCCCTTGGTCTATTAAACCCTGAGGCATCTGGTGGCAAATACTGAGCTCAGGATTGGTACTGGCCTTTCAGTCAGATGGAGACTTTGGAGGAAAAGAGCAATCTCCTTGGTTTACAGGCAGACAACAACATGGAGCAATCATTCACTGTCAGCTCCTTGGTATGtattacagaaaaatgtttcagtgGCTGAGcaacttttctttccattagAATAAATTTCAAGAGAGCAATTTAGCAGTGGTGGCTCTCAGCTCCATGGATCTTTTCCTGCATGCTGCCTGAAAGTTTTGTTGGAATTTATTATATTTCTGTATGTGTGATTTATGGGGTGTCAGCAACCAGATTTTTAAGAAGTTGAAATGAgcattttaaatagaaagagtaaaaaaattcaTCAAAGAGGGAAACAACTTACAGTAgccatttgtttatttattaattacCAGGAAGGTAATGACATAGGCAGCTATGGTTCTTCTTCAGTAATTAGTTTGAACTTCTTAGTCTTTAACAGCCTCATTTAAAACTGGAAATGAAGATTTGAAGTGAACTGTTGACTCACCAGAGGAACTTATTGCTCTTTGTTTCCTGAACTATTTCTAGCAGTCAAATGCTATACATCATGTAATAGGAGTCTGAGTGTTCAGGACATCCATCAGATTATTTCAGTAACTTAAGACAGAACCTTGTAGAATTCATGTGTGGGAGCTTTTAAAGAGGACACACTTTATACTGCCTTTGGTAATTTCTACAGtaatttacttaattttttttttccacaggtattttcctaattttttcccttttttgttgttgttgttgtttttggagGGAATAAAATCGCTTTTCTTTTTGATCACAATTACTTGTGATTGAGAATATGTTATAATGTTTCAACTGTGGCTAGAGGTGGAGTAACCAATGcctattttcagaaaaatactaGCTGAATATTTCCCTTGAGCTTCTTGACTGAGACCACTTGCTGAAAGTGGAACGGAATATACTCTTATCTAACAAGACTGTTCATTTTCAGAGAAAGCTGGTGGCTATTCCTGACCACACAGACATCTCAGTGAGCCCCGAGGAGAGAGTGCGTGCCCTGAGCAAGCTGGGCAGCAACATCAGCATCAACGAGGACATCACCCCGCGGCGCTACTTCCGCTCGGGGGTGGAGATGGAGCGCATGGCCGCTGTGTACATGGAGGAGGGCAACCTGGAGAACGCCTTCGTCTTCTACAACAAGTTCATCACGTAAGAAAGCAGATCATCAGCCATCACAGCTGATAATTCTGAGCAAACTGAAATGGAGAGCTGCCCTGAGAACCCCTTTACACCACAGTTCTGACTGTGGTCCACTAGGAGACCCTTTAGACAAGGAGAAGTTTGTTTAGGGTGTtcttgcagagcagctctgttctCTGGAGATATTTTGCACTGAGCGTGGGCTTTGTTAAAACTTCCTGCCACCTCTTCATGTGGTTGTCCTATCCATGTGTGAACTGCAGGCATGATTTAACCTAACAGACAGAGGTTTGAGTTTACTCTGCCAGGCCATACCAGGAGCACTGTTGCCCCCAGATTATTCTTTATATGTCATGATATTGgttaaatacaatttttgaCTTTAAAAGCAATGTTTAAATAAGATTTCTAAGCCATTAGTAGTTATGTCCTATGAGCATCTGCTGATCTTAAGGATGGTAGTATTgcacaataattaaaaaagcatgagaaaagtgttttcttgctttcattttacttttttcccccaaaaggattaaatataatttattgtttcttataGGAATAAATGCAAAATCTACAGTGTATGTGCATGATTATTCTCCTTACCACAAAAGAGCAAATCTAGCCAGCTTTCATTACAACTCTCAAAATAGACAGCTGAAAAATATATCACTGGCAGATTTAAACTTTTAACCTAGCTAGTTTTGCTGTAGAATtgattggtttgttttattacttcagaaaggtttggggcttttttaatgtgcatattttaaaattgttgtaAAGGAAACATCCTTTCTCCCTCCTTATTTTCCTCATACTCTGAAAACTAGACCAAACCTCTCTTAGCCcacctgttttcttttcaaatgcatCTGTCTCTATAAAAAGAGGGTCTGGAGGTGAATATTGTGCAAATTGCTAAAAGAATGATAGCAGCTGTGCATTACAAACTCCTTGCAGCTGAGTGTTGCCATAATTTATCTGTGCAGCTTGATCTGGAAAAATTACCTGCTTTAGTGACAGTGTTTCATTCTTGTCTTCCATTGGAGAGTCAGCATTTTGGCTAAGAACAGATAAAGAGAGTAGAAATAAGATTTACTAGCACTGACTAGAGTGGAGGGTGGTTTGAGGGATATTTTTAGATGCTGGCTGCTAGTTAGcccttttttttaacctaacCCAGTACTAATGGAAACTGATATATATCAGATGTGGAAAATAATCTCCTGTCCTTATTCTGTGTGTCCCATACAGGTCCATACCATAATGTGTTAATATAAACACATGTGTAGAATCCTGGTCCAAGTCATCTGGAATTCAGTGTTTAACAGTTATGTGAAACTGATTTTTCTGCCAGCATGCAAGCTATTATGGATATTCTTCTGACTAAACACATGCATGTTTAATTTTCTAGGTTGTTTGTAGAAAAGCTGCCCAGTCACCGAGACTATCACCAATGTGCAGTACCAGAAAAACAAGATATTATTAAGGTAGGGTTATGGTTCCCTGGTATTTATGAAATGTTTTACTCAGAGCCTCTTCATTTTTCCCAGCCCATATAGGCCATagcttctttttctccagagcACCCATAGCAGCCATCACAGCTTCAATTTCTAATACGTTTCTCCACTACTCATACatcttttattttggaaattaaattattgatCTAAAATGTGAATGAGAATGGTCTGAATAAGTTGGTAGGTTGTTGGGAGCCCAGGTACATCTATTTTTGAAAGTttgcatattaaaaatgcatatgTTAACAGTACTTAGCTTGATTCTGGTCCCAATATGTGAATGGATAATGGTCCAAACTGACTATTGCAAACAGAAGGAGAAATGTGTGGCATTACTGATGCCTGTGCAGTATTTGCTTACTCTGCTAAATAAGTagagtatatttttttctttactacCATATATGTATTTACTTCATTTTTACcagtttttttccctccacttccatacaaaatagttttatttttgtttttttcccctctagaaaataaatcctaaataaattttaagtatAGCCTTATACTGAACTTAAAACAGCTGGAACTGCCCAGTGAGAGTTGCTAGTAGGACCATGAGTGTCTCTTGCTCTATGCCCCCATGTTTGCTTGCTTTCTCTACTGTTAAACTGAATGTTTTactcaaaaccaaaaccatccaTGCCGAAGTTCTGACTGTGGTCCACTAGGAGCACATCCCTACTGAGAAAGGGCATCTAACATTGCTTTCTCCTGTGGCACTCAGCAGGATTAAGTACATGGTCGCTTTTCCTCCCTTGCCTCTGAATTATTTTGTAGTAGCCTTCGAATAAGTAGAAAGCATTGGGAATTGGTTCTGTTTTGTAAGAGATGTTGTTTTGCCAGGTCTGTGACAGAAAGCTACAGGTATAACTACCTCttcaaaaaaaccttttttttccccacttggAAATGGGCATATTCAGATGTATTTCTGACTGGGAAGCTCCAGAGAAAAATGCAATGATCCTACCTGAAACTCTCTAAGCTGGTCTTAGCATTTTTGTAAGAATTATGCCTACAACAAAAACATTAGTCATCACACTCCTATTAAACAAAACAGAGATAACACACTCCTACTAAAAGGACTAATCTTTCCTTGAGATAAGAAGCAGCCATGTCACATGTTTCACTAATATAAATCAATAGATTTATTGAAAACAATGTACTATAGAAGTTTCATAAACTGATGATATAGtgtgtattttctcttttgccttttttttttttcctgtgaggagagcaggttattttctggtttgtattttttaaaaaaatctgtgttacAGCTGAGTTTGTTTTCCAGGTGgctcttttaaaaagtgaaaagtaAACTTATTTATCTTTTTCCCCATCCCACCTCAAAGAAATTGAAGGAGGTTGCATTCCCACGGACAGACGAACTGAAAAgagatcttttaaaaaaatataacttAGAATATCAAGAATACATGCAACACAAAGTAAGTTTTATATGATTATTAAATGTTgacatgaatatttttcatataaaacttgaaaattaaGCACTAAAATGCCAGTTTTAGAAAAACCTAATAATTTCCTGAGCTGCTTAGGAATgacatttcatttcttcttgagAATCAGCTggtcatttaaaaataagtaatgcAAATGTGTGCTAGGAAGTACATGTGCTGCTATATTTACTTAATAAGTGTCTACAAAGATCCAATTAGGTTTTTGGTATACTCTGATTCTGCCTTATAAAGAGAATGAAATTGATACTCATGTCAGTAAGTGGAAAAGATTCCTTGGCTCCAAATGTGCTCTACTTTGAATTGAGATTGAAGCCACTGAAAACAGAATCTATATCTTAAACCCTTGACTTGGAAAAAGCATCCGAGAAGCATATTTTTTGTTCCATCCATCAATGCTCTGTTTTCCATCCTACCTTTGGGGATATAGTTGTATTTTCCAGTTCAGTAACCAGGTTCCAAAAGAGTTCCTTTTTAATGACAggattttatggttttattgAACTGTTAGATTGCTcctttccttccattttcccTAGCATTTTTGGTGTTCTGAGAATGTCACTATGTTGTGTATGTTTCAGAACAAAtgtaaaactgaatttctgaagAAACTGGAGCACCAAAAGCTAATAGAGGCAGAGAAGAAACGAGTCGCACACAtgcggcagcagcagctcgAATCAGAACAGTTTCAGTTCTTTGAGGATCAACTTAAGAAGCAAGAGCTAGCTCGAGATCAGAAAATCAAAGAGAGTGTGGTTATGTCTGAGCAGATAGATGGAAGTATGCTGTCTTGTGTTTCTGTACCAGAGAACAGCTCCTTATCTGCAGCGCTgctggagaaaaaggagaggcGCGGCACCTCTGGCTGCGCTGGACATTCGCCGCCCGTGGAACGGGTCTTAAAGCCAGCAGCTACTCTAGGTGCTGTTCAGAGTAAGTGCaggcatttcttttttccctattttattttgtctaCCTACATATGtcttttttcactgtgaggatGCCCATACTGAAATAACCGTGAACAGGTTTGTGCAAACACAGCAGTTCCTTATAGTTGCTTCATTTTAAGAGGGAGAGTTGCACAGTTTCATGTTTTCCAGTTGAGTAACAATGGATGGATACAGAGATTGAGATTTAATATTCCTGAGAAATGAAGTCTGAATCTTTCCATGGGCTTCAAGGGAACAGAAACAGAACCTGCAGTGGTTTCCACTGGAAAGCCCTGGCCTGGGAGATGGTCCCAGCTGACTGTCACCTCAGGGACAGGCTAGAGAGTGTATCTTGTGGGTTGGTGCCTTCAATTTAGATGAAGTACTTGTCCTGTAGATTTGTTCTCATTAGAAGTCTATGATGTGGTAAGTATAATTCTTCCACTTGTAgtaatatactataatatactataatatactgtgtgtatttctttattttggggATCTTCATTGTGTTAGCTGCTAGCTGTAAATGcctttttatctctctcttctttctctctctctcttttttttctttttttttttcttttttttttttttaattcttggtTAGCTCAATTGGCCGAAGCACTCAGAGGTGTCATTTTGCCCAGGGATCTCTGTCAcaaatttctgctgctggcagaggcaaATACAGTAAGAGGAATAGAGACATGTGGAATTCTCTGTGGAAAACTGGTACAGTTTAAGCCTCATATTTTTATGGGGAAGACATACTTGATAGTGCTGTAATATCCTGTGATGTATTGATTTCAGAGCAAAAGCAGATATAAATGGCTAGCCTTCCATGTAATGAACTTCATATTGTAACCTGAATGGTCATTTCAGCACTGTGGGCTTGCTTTACTGGGGAAACATCTGCTCAAAGTATGCTGCTATTGTTGTAAAGCCTAGCAAGTTTTTCAGCATGCTGTACAGTACAGCCTTTTTCGAGTACTTTCTCTGGCATTCATCTAAGGTAAGTGAGGTTTAGTTACAGGACAATGAAATATAAAGACTGCCAGAATCCACTGGAGTCATCAAATGAATAATGgcacaacaaaacagaaatcccATCATCAAGCTGTAGAACGTTTGATTTTCAggctgtttttttttgctttgaccTAGATTACACTTAATGTCCTTTGAGAGCAGGGAAAGATGGCATGGCTGATGCTGACATGAAGAATTTTAGGTGACCCCAAGTGTATTTGAACTGCATGAAGGGAAAGAACAGCAGTATTAGtcttttttcacagaaaatcatGATAGTTTTCTCAAAGCTCTTTTatgtctttttaattattttaaaggacaGTCTTTTCACACTGATCACTGAGAGCAGTTCAATACAACAGCCTTGTCTTGTGACTAATACTACCCTGTATGCTTTTATGATAAAATGCTAAGGCATATTTTTAGGTATAGTGTGTTGGTAGAGCTGCACTGGAATCAGTGGAGCTGTACTGTTTTGTTAGCTGACATCTTTCAGATTTTGATTCAGCATTTATTCCTTAGGCAGTCTGTTCCACCCTAAGTCAATGTTTGTTTTGCAGACTCATAATGAATTTACTATTACACATGTAATAGTGCCAAAGCAAACTGCAGGACCAGACTACTGTGACATGGAGAATGTGGAAGAATTATTTGGTATTCAGGATCAGTATGATCTCCTCACTTTGGGTTGGATCCATGTATGTATGACTCATAGATTCTGGTTTTCTTATATTGGCTCTACATactatgtaaaaaaaaaaaagaaacaactggaGTAATACAAATTTGCTTACTGAATACAAATTGCAGTGATGTAAATAAGCACTCATGTTCTCCACAGAGAACTCCTTAATACAATTGAGGCATCCTGTTGACACAATGGGCCTACTTTTGCTGGTGcaacttttttaaaatgttgatttaGGGGTATTTTATTACTTTCTAATGCCATATTCAAAAGTCATGGAGGGGAGTACTGTGTTGTTTAAACTTAATATTAACTTTTCTCTTAGGGATTTTACACAATTAAGTCATTTCTGTTTGTCTTATGCTTCTTCATTCCACCTTTTCCTCCCCATGATCAGAAAATTGCTTGTATATCTGATTGTGAACATGCCTCCATGAAACTCATCATGaaaagccttcttttctccatgtTGAACACTGTAGAACAATATAGACCCTGGGCTAAAAAGAGCTTTAGAAACCAGCCTGGGGAATTACTGATCTTTCACTtgtaacaaattatttttccttcttaaatgtATGTTGACCTTGATCTGTAAGAAATATTTCATGATGTTgagttttccctttcttttttgtaGACACATCCAACACAAACTGCATTCTTATCCAGTGTTGATCTCCATACTCATTGTTCTTATCAGCTAATGTTGCCAGAGGCCATTGCAATTGTTTGTTCACCAAAGCATAATGAGTAAGTTCAGatttttaagtaatattttggtatttttccgTGCTTCTTGTCATAAAATCTGATCAAATGCAAAGGGTACATGCCAACTCAGATGAAGGGCATGAACATTTTGCTGTGACTTTGTTTACTGTAAGTAGCCTAGACTTGCATTTCAGTCAGTCTCTATGCACAGCATtgtttctctcctcttccctccacAGACGcaggttttaaattttattttttatatattctgCTCAACAAAGTAATAATTACAGGAGCTATTCTTCTGGAGTACTCATAGCCAATGCCCTACCACAGATCTGTCTTCATTCTGTCTACTTAAGAGTGTGGAGGGAAGTTAGGCTTATTTCTCTAGAATGATGTGAAAATTGCAGTTTACAAAGCAGAAGGgtaaaattcccttttttgataataaggatttatttttgaatttaaTGAATTACAAACTATGTATCTGGAAACAAACTAGAATAGTGCAAATATTAATGTGAAGGCTTGTAATagaacaggtttcccagagatgTCATGAAGTCTGCATCCTTGGAGATATGCAAAACATGACTGGACGTGGTCCTAGCAGCCTGCTCAAGGTGATtctgccagagcagggggacTGGACCAGACAGTCTTCAGAAGTTCCTTCCAGCTTCAACAAATTTGTGATTCTCCTTTGGTGTGTAGTGTGCATTTCTTCAGCCTTTCCTGCTGGCCTTCTGCCTCAGTAGATGTGAATCCTGTCCTGGTTGCCTGACTTCCTAAATGGGCCCTTCAGGTGGCATAGCTGTGAATACAGACTGAGAAGCAAGGGCACAAGCACCAGCATTTCTAACCCTGAGCATGCTTGCATACCTTTCCAAATTTCTGCTCTTAAAGTCTCTCTCACAGTTGATGCTGATACCCTGTAACCAACTCTAACCTGTAATATTTATATGGTCAGGTGCTGCCCTGTGGGTAATAGGTTCTCTTTGCAGAAGGATGGCATTGTAACGTTTTATTCAATACTTAAGGACTTGCAGCAGTGCATTTTCTAATGCTTTGTGTGATTACCTAAAAGAGTGGGGAGGATGTGCTCCTACTAGTACATTTACACAGCTGTCATCTTTTAAGTTGCCCTGGGTGAAGTGCAATCCAGAACATGCAAGTTTCTGGTTTGCATCTGTTCCTGTGTGAACCAGCCTTATCCCTCAGTGGCCTAACCTGCCTAACAGGAACAGCACCAGTACTGGGATCCTTTTTGTCCCCTTCCCCTCATCATCTCTTCCTTTACAGGAGCACAACTCCCCTTGatttaaaatacctttaaaaacccagctcagccagggctccTGTGTATTGAAGGTCACCAAGCACCTTCCTGTTGTCCTTCTTCTAAGCAAAGCAATTTGTGTGTGAAACCTTGGATGTGTACTATGAGAGCAGTGTGTAACAGGAGTTTCATGTTCTGCTTTTCAGCACTGGCATCTTCAGACTGACTAATGCTGGCATGCTAGAAGTTTCTGCTTGTAGAAAGAAGGGATTCCATCCACATACAAAGGACCCTAGGTTATTTAATGTAAGTATATAATTCAACACAGTTTTTACTATTCAAAACTCTTGACCATGGCTCTGCTGCAAACAGAAACTTGAGATTagatttcttaataattttcCCCGTTTTACTAATTCATTACCCTTAGTTCACTGACCAAGGTAGACATCAGGAGACTACTTAAGCAGCCATGAGGTGAGTGTTACAAGCTGCCATTCAGATGGTGGTTAGTTACTATCAGTCACCACTTTTACCTGCTTTCAGAAGGAGCAAAACTCATATTTTCAAACGGGAGTTACTCTTGAGCTCTTCGGTTTTTAAGCAATGAATCAGTTCATCTCTCCAATTTTGGTGCCCCAGCAAAACATCCCAGCTGCTTTAAAGTGCAGCTGTAAGTAGGTTAAGTCCTATTTCCTTCATTGCTAAAAGTTTGCCCTGGCTTCTCTGAGCATTTCTCTGTAACTGGTGTATCTTTTGATGTTTCAGTAGAATAatggtgtgtgtgtggctgAACAGTACAGTCAGCCAGAACTGTCTTCCAGCTAACACTGGCATTTCTGATAAGAGCCTTTACCTTTGAATAATtaagtgtttggtttttttcaatgaGGTTCACTTCAAATACAGAAGCGTCTCCtatagattaaaataaaattacccaATACAGAGAAGTCATGCTGAGAGACATTGGAAATTACTGTGTTGTCAGGCTCTCTGAATGTCAGCATTAGGCCTCAAAAGGAGAGGtcagagatttttgttttgttctgttctttcaTCATTAAGTGTAGGGATAATGAGAAGGTAGTCCAGCTCTGAAAAATGTTAAGATTTTGTGTTCCAGGTAGGTTCTTTTCAGTGGTCTTTTACACATGTAGTTCATGGATGAAGTTACTAGGTATTTTACTGAGATTTCTGAGAGTAATGTGTTGACTTCCTCTGCAGCCATGTACCCATGTGGTTGGGAAAGACATAAAGATAATCGTGCTGGATCTGAGGTGATACGGATGAACCACACCAATGCACTCTACaaaaggccaaaagagaaaaatgaattcctgttttttcctacattttcagaaattacttttatatttatacattttagaTTGAATGGTTTGATATTTATTGCTCTAGCCTGTTTTGGAGTTATTTTGTTGCTCTGTCAAGATGGAGTTCAGTGGCATTAACCCTGAATCTGTAAACAAGTCTCAcccataaaacaaaacaataaaatgaaCTTCAAACTACAGTAACTGTGTTGAAATAAGTAATGTTTCTTTTGTCACTTTTTTGCATTAATTGACTACTGAGAATTAGGTAGTGGTTGGCTTTTTATATGTAGTAGAGGCAAATCAATCAGtttaggtgatttttttttcatctttttctcctgtccaaCTGCTATAGCCCAAGTTTCAGCTATTAAGCAGAAGATACTTAGAAATATCCAAATCCTTTACCTGAGAGCTGAT
The nucleotide sequence above comes from Molothrus ater isolate BHLD 08-10-18 breed brown headed cowbird chromosome 8, BPBGC_Mater_1.1, whole genome shotgun sequence. Encoded proteins:
- the STAMBPL1 gene encoding AMSH-like protease isoform X2 — translated: METLEEKSNLLGLQADNNMEQSFTVSSLRKLVAIPDHTDISVSPEERVRALSKLGSNISINEDITPRRYFRSGVEMERMAAVYMEEGNLENAFVFYNKFITLFVEKLPSHRDYHQCAVPEKQDIIKKLKEVAFPRTDELKRDLLKKYNLEYQEYMQHKNKCKTEFLKKLEHQKLIEAEKKRVAHMRQQQLESEQFQFFEDQLKKQELARDQKIKESVVMSEQIDGSMLSCVSVPENSSLSAALLEKKERRGTSGCAGHSPPVERVLKPAATLGAVQTQLAEALRGVILPRDLCHKFLLLAEANTTHNEFTITHVIVPKQTAGPDYCDMENVEELFGIQDQYDLLTLGWIHTHPTQTAFLSSVDLHTHCSYQLMLPEAIAIVCSPKHNDTGIFRLTNAGMLEVSACRKKGFHPHTKDPRLFNPCTHVVGKDIKIIVLDLR
- the STAMBPL1 gene encoding AMSH-like protease isoform X1, giving the protein METLEEKSNLLGLQADNNMEQSFTVSSLRKLVAIPDHTDISVSPEERVRALSKLGSNISINEDITPRRYFRSGVEMERMAAVYMEEGNLENAFVFYNKFITLFVEKLPSHRDYHQCAVPEKQDIIKKLKEVAFPRTDELKRDLLKKYNLEYQEYMQHKNKCKTEFLKKLEHQKLIEAEKKRVAHMRQQQLESEQFQFFEDQLKKQELARDQKIKESVVMSEQIDGSMLSCVSVPENSSLSAALLEKKERRGTSGCAGHSPPVERVLKPAATLGAVQTQLAEALRGVILPRDLCHKFLLLAEANTVRGIETCGILCGKLTHNEFTITHVIVPKQTAGPDYCDMENVEELFGIQDQYDLLTLGWIHTHPTQTAFLSSVDLHTHCSYQLMLPEAIAIVCSPKHNDTGIFRLTNAGMLEVSACRKKGFHPHTKDPRLFNPCTHVVGKDIKIIVLDLR